The following proteins are co-located in the Salvelinus namaycush isolate Seneca chromosome 31, SaNama_1.0, whole genome shotgun sequence genome:
- the LOC120025503 gene encoding alpha-2B adrenergic receptor-like: MAAAPKVTCLSAPGVNVITNLNLSVTTGSAPYNQTALRIPPYSPEATALFAMAITLMMILTIVGNILVIIAVLTSRSLHGPQNLFLVSLAAADILVATLIIPFSLANELQGYWAFRSLWCEIYLALDVFFCTSSIAHLCAISLDRYLSISRPVSYGIQRTPARINAAIVVVWLLSAVISFPPLLSLDKSKGGVEVCELNNERWYILYSTIGSFFAPCLIMIGVYIRIYQIAKQHTRCLPGEKPNPNKTPGNMSSNPPSNPTPPAPGPVIIPQPKPLSQPQNHKGEGGKADRQSTDAVPLKSLPVSSPSSPPPQSETQAKSQPQTSLPNPVPTSPQPTSPTVALSLTLLSPDSQHEETHRQGERQEENHRDTPNDDSFSSGSEAETGGRGKGGRGGGKGTVKNNGGSKSGGAPPSSLTSHKFKNTVATPTGTVLASDRPVKPQATPMSRRRAMVNREKRFTFVLAVVIGVFVICWFPFFFSYSLKAIFPETCLVPAPLFTFFFWIGYCNSCLNPVIYTIFNQDFRKAFKKILCRDTKGTFF; this comes from the coding sequence ATGGCTGCGGCCCCAAAAGTTACATGCCTGTCAGCGCCAGGGGTAAATGTGATTACCAACCTGAACCTCAGTGTCACCACCGGATCTGCCCCCTACAACCAGACAGCACTGCGAATCCCACCCTATTCCCCAGAGGCCACTGCGTTATTCGCAATGGCGATCACCCTCATGATGATCCTCACCATCGTCGGCAACATCTTGGTCATCATTGCAGTGCTCACTTCACGCTCACTCCATGGCCCACAGAACCTTTTCCTTGTCTCCCTGGCCGCAGCCGACATCCTAGTCGCTACCCTCATCATCCCCTTCTCACTGGCCAATGAGCTGCAGGGTTACTGGGCGTTCCGCTCACTGTGGTGTGAGATCTACCTGGCGTTGGACGTCTTCTTCTGCACGTCCTCCATTGCCCACCTGTGTGCCATCTCATTGGACCGCTACCTGTCCATCTCCCGGCCCGTGTCCTATGGCATCCAACGGACGCCAGCACGCATCAATGCGGCCATCGTGGTTGTCTGGCTTCTCTCGGCCGtcatctccttccctcctctcctctccctggatAAGAGCaagggaggggtggaggtgtgTGAGCTGAACAATGAGCGTTGGTATATTCTCTACTCCACCATTGGATCGTTCTTCGCCCCGTGTCTCATCATGATCGGGGTCTACATCAGGATCTACCAGATTGCCAAGCAACACACAAGATGTCTGCCAGGGGAGAAACCCAACCCTAACAAAACCCCTGGCAACATGTCTAGCAACCCTCCTAGCAACCCCACACCTCCCGCACCGGGACCTGTCATCATCCCCCAACCCAAGCCTCTCAGCCAACCACAGAACCacaaaggggagggagggaaagcaGACAGACAATCTACGGACGCCGTACCTCTGAAGagtctccctgtctcctccccctcGTCTCCTCCTCCCCAGAGTGAGACCCAGGCGAAGAGTCAACCCCAGACGTCTTTACCAAATCCTGTCCCCACCTCACCCCAGCCTACCTCACCCACCGTAGCGCTCTCcctcacactcctctctccagaTAGCCAACATGAGGAGACCCACAGACAGGgtgagagacaggaggagaaccATAGAGACACCCCCAATGATGACAGCTTCAGCTCTGGCTCCGAGGCAGAGACGGGGggaagaggaaagggagggagagggggagggaaagggacAGTTAAGAATAATGGAGGATCAAAGTCTGGAGGAGCACCTCCCTCTTCTCTGACCTCTCACAAGTTCAAAAATACTGTAGCCACACCCACAGGTACAGTGCTGGCCTCTGATAGGCCGGTGAAGCCACAGGCCACTCCCATGTCTCGGCGCAGGGCCATGGTAAACCGAGAGAAGCGCTTCACGTTTGTCCTGGCCGTGGTGATCGGAGTGTTTGTCATCTGTTGGTTCCCTTTCTTCTTCTCCTACTCGCTGAAGGCCATCTTTCCTGAGACCTGCTTGGTCCCTGCTCCCCTCTTCACGTTCTTCTTCTGGATCGGCTACTGCAACTCCTGTCTGAATCCCGTCATATACACCATCTTCAACCAGGACTTCAGGAAGGCCTTCAAGAAGATCCTCTGTAGGGACACCAAGGGGACGTTCTTCTAG